GAACACTGCTTCACTAGAGGTAATATCGATCATGTCCATATAGTTTGCTGTTTTGGAGGATGGGAAATCATCCAAACTCTCAACAGAAACTTTATGATGGTTGTGGTAGTGATTGGGAGCAGTAGCGTATGGATATTCAATCTCAGAAGCGGTCATATCAAATATAAGCACATGGAAATGGGAACTGCCTTCGTATCTGAACAGTAAGAAATGCCCATATCTTATAGAATAGAAGTCAGCAAATCGCTGCCATCCACTGCCGAACAAAACCTCATCatggagtttcaacaattctaTTCGCCATTCAGCGCCAGTGGGAAGGTGGAGGAACACAAAATTTGAGAGACTGTTTCCAtattcttttagaaaaatctGAGGAATTCCCTGTGAAATTTTGTTGACAAATTCACTGTTGTACTGTGGTAGTACGAAAGAATAAAATTAGGAGAAGGCAAGAAAGAGGAATACTCACAGGGTATCCATGTGTAAGAAACGACGGGTGTATGATCCTGAAAAAGTGTGGCTTCTGGGTGGAGGTCATGGGCTTCTGAGACCTGAGGAGGAATAGGAAGAGCAGAGGAGGAAGATGAAATTGCGTTAAATGTGATTTAATACATTTCCGGGGCTCGAGACCAATCACAAATGACAGGTTATACCTGCCCCCTTCACATTCTCTGCCAcgtggaagaaaaaaaatattatgttttatcAATTTTCTGCTTCATTTCAACCTAGTTTCTCTAAACTTTGGGCCAACCTAGATTATCTTAGTCGTTTCACAACTTCGCTCAATGGTGCAAAAAAGGGAACGCCTCTCGCACATTTGATAATTTATACATCCGGTTAGATAATTAATTAACAAAGGATGGACTCCAACCTCATAAAGTGGCTTGAACCCATGTCGTCAAACAaagttttgatattatattagaattattgattttcttaaaaatttaaatttataagattTAAGCTCGACATACTTATCATGCTTCTttaacattataaaaataaaaataaaaatgatatctcAATCCAGACCAACGAAACAAAACAATTGCAAAACCATTAGGTTGACCATCATAAGATAAAAGAACTTAAATTTTCACTTATGATCTATATGCCCACTTTCATCTTCCACGTCTCCCGGATGATTGAAAACATACTATTAAAAGGAgctcctttaaaataaaaatggtgaaATTTCATAGATTTCTATTTCATTAAAGTAAATTATGTGacaatttcctatttttaaatattactattatttttctatatttttctttcgaagatgtacatttttttttatcactctcTCTTATCTATTTCATCGGttacaattctttaaaaaattggtatagtgtaatttttaaaaaaatttttgaGTGGATTATAGAAGTCCATCATGTCTCTTGAGTTATTTCTTTGGTATTTTATAACTGATGGTAGActtatataatgattaaaaaaagaatttgctatggtaattattattttaagtttttttttattatattcactTTACATATGGCGAAGGTTGATGGTTAATAGTTAGTCTAAGCAATTGagtctaaattttaaatttatcaattttttgtactaataaaaatagaaaccaTCAATCACATACAAAATATTGGATATACATGAAAAAACCGCCTACAAAAATgcaatagattaaaaaaattataagttgaACTACCATAATTAAATCCACTAAATATGAAAGAACTTGTATATAGTTTTACATGATCTCATTGCACCTGCTCTTAGAAGTCTAACATTGGTCAATACCTATATAACTCTTTACATCCTTGATGCAACGcttcatactcctcaacaaataCCTCAAACTCATGTTGAGGTTAGTGGAATGttgtatcttttttattttattttatttatttattgaaaattccTTTAATATTACTCTTGAATGTtttgagaaatagaaaaatatattatgttCTGAGTGTATTTTTCAACTTAgatgactctctctctctctctatatatatatatatatgagaataTTTTGGAGAGATTTTCTTGAactaaaattacaaaaaaccttcaaaaatatgaaaataggcTAAAAATACATAAGCAAAAGCTTGGGCATTCAAAGGTCCTCAGGAACACTAGAGTAACATTTGAACATTCGATTGTCCTATGAGTGTTCAAATATCCCATGTGTGACATTGGAAGGTCTATGCTCCGAATTGTGCTTTTGGCTCTATCTTTTATATATTCACTACAAAATCTCACCTAGTACACATGTAATTATCAATTCTCATACTCTAACATATTAAAGTGTCCATACATTAAATATGAATAGAGTTAGAAGGATGACTTGAactcaattctaattaataacGTGCCAGAAGTATGATACCTCAAACTCAATGCAATAATTGAACAAAACTATCAGCCTACTCTAATACATTAACATTAAAAACTTCATGTATATCgcatctcttttattttctattgctTTTTATACAAGTCTTTCATATTACTATAATTTCTGTTTATTATATTCTCATTGCTAATCCTCTAACAATAAAAAGGTTGTCATGAAAAATATCAGGccatgtaaaattatttttttcagatAAATTTAAGAGTTAAATGCTAATTTATATTTTAGAGGTTGAATTTACGATGGAGGTATTTGATAAAAGAGCAAATCACATATAAGTAAAAAGAATAATGAATCCCTTTTTTATGTGTGCTTGaagatataaattttaaaccatttaatacaaaacactattaaaaaaagaaaccattaaatttgtttaataaaagtaactaaagtaaattttaaaattttataactttttaatttcatatttatccttttataaaataagatttttataattaaataattttatactaaAATATATCTTCTTCTAaatcacaaattttattattagttcATTCATGTGATAAagttaaaattctaaaaaaaaaccattttagtTGATGTCTAAGAATTATATTAAATCAAATCCCTCATTTTTAGCatttaatagaataaaattggaatttaaaataaagtctACTTAATTGATTTATGAGATCGAACTTTTTTTCATTAAAGAGTTAatgaaaaacaatgaaatttataattatattccttcataattttcataaaaaaatgaagaaaaaaatgaaggtgaGACAAATTAgttaatacattatttttatttactacaaACTATttatggaatatatatatatataagatttctTTTTCCTATGATGTTGCAAATTTCactctataatttttttcattgattttcttattatatattactttagaAAAATGCTATATTTAGTTATTGGAAATGGAAATGGTAAATAAAACTTCTTTTAGTTGATTATGTacgaaaaatttgagaaaaataagtttaaatggTTAATAAATACATTAGCCaaaattttctcctttttttttttttgaggaaaatattttaaaaattttcataatacattgtttttttctatctcattttcCTTATCTTCAAATAGAAGAGAATACGTTTCTTTATATggtaaaagtaaagaaaataaagtgaaTAATTGAGAGAAGAAATTCAAAGAAGGTGAATTTtgaagttattatttttggtaatatatatatatatatatatatatatatatatatatatatatatatatatataattgtgaaGGATACATAgataacaattagttttattattGGAGATGATGATGTccataaaattatgaatatattatAACACTCCTCTTTAGATATAAACCAGTTTagaatatgtctcattaaaaccttgttaGAAAAAATCCATGGGAAAAaccctagtgaaggaaaaataatataatattcttttaatgtTCTTGAACTACTATGGTTgtcatgttaaaaaaattaccaGTAAAACCTAATGGGGCAAAACCTGAACAAAGGGAAAACAAATACAATGCATTAACATCCTTGTTAATATGATCCCCCCTATGTTGACATGAATATACTTTCTCTATTAGCTCAGCATGAAGTTCTTTCAGTTGTCACACTCCAATGTTATATATGAGCTTCTTAAATGTTGTAGtggcaatgattttgtgaatatgTTTGTTAAATTGCCACTTGATCTTAATTATTGAACATTAATTTCATTgcttttccaaagctcataagtgtaaaagaatttgatgaaatagGTTTCATTCGATGACCTTTAATATATCTTCCTTTTATTTGTGCAGTATATTCAACATTATCTTTATGTAATACTATTGGATATAACACTTCAATATATTGGATTATAAATCTTAACCATACACTTTCATAACCTGCTTCATGAAGATTGCTAAATGATTTGATGAAGTGGCTACCATTGGTTGCTTGAACGATCTCCATGATATAATAATATTGCCATGTAAATATATGACCAGTATGAGATTAAGCTTTAAGAGGGTATGAAATATAATTAGTATATGTATATCCAAGCATCCATGATTCTGATTCTTTTGAATAATTTCATTTCAAGCATTCCATGAAAATATCATCGTACATGTTTGACCTTGCTTTAATGACTTCAAGTTGGGGTAAAATTATTGCTAGAAAATCAATCATGTGCAATGTGCAAGATACATTAATATACCAATTACACTGAGATATGGTGCTTCTAAAGTAagcatttcttcattttcttaattcTTTGAGATGAAACATATCTTTGTTCATTTCAAGTGAACAAACAACTATAGAGGAGTTAAGTGGGTGTGACTTGTCCATATAAAAGAACTTCAAGACTTTCTCTGTATATGTTAAAAGATGGAGTAACACattatttggaaaatacttgGTCTTTAGGTCAAGACTGTtgggataaagcccttaaaagcataacataaTGTAACAATAAAAGGATTTcatcaatatttatattttgattatggTTTCTCCTTCACTATCCCATTTATGAATTACCTATGATGAGCATTTAAACTTGCATCACTTAGATTTTACAGGACTTAAGTGTATTAGAAGTTGCACAGAAAATTTAAGTCATAGTTTCTTTACAAGTTGATGAGTAGTTCATAGTTGATTCATaaacttaggcaatccatttaagactatagtgcactacctcctaagtGGAGGGATGACTCATATTGGTAATCAAGATAGGGTTTCCATAGTGAATTCACTAGTCTGTATGGTTAAACATTGGATAAGACTGATTTGTGCCCAGCTAGTGTATGTCTTGTTGATTGATGTTCAGTCAACTGGTGTGCCTTGatttcggtactcagacgggagtaatcaacaaaatttataaacctatttcaccatgtactagggtagcattagctagcatagtatagtggctctaggatcgttcactgggatgggttttcaaattacaactgatattagttcaaaaattgaattggtgttttttcttttcaaggttagctttaaaagaaaacataaaggtgttttaaaaggttggtttttaagtgaaaccaataataaagtaacgaaaattacttacaaagaaaaattcttcTAGGAGTTTTTAGATCACTGgactcaggttccttatacaaaaagggagttacggtcacttgaatcttttcctcgcattagagatttaacatatatttatttcccgaaccggtgtggtacagatgcttccccttaatggattCAGACACTAATTCCttgtcactgaatcatcttgcaatggttcatacctctcacctagtattggccattcaaggtgatccttaaccttggattactcgtcaaaagctcgcaagagattactaatggatgtctccttggagtccaaaagcttaccaagtattggctattctagaaaatcctacctctaaaccacctcccaaaggctcgcaagagataaactagtgtatctcaatggacggagaccacttgccttaccaagtgttagcccaggtgattttaaggaattttaagttaactaaaaagataaaaaccattaatggttcacactttctcttcattaaaaactgaaacaacaaaacttccatttttttgcatttggaaccttacccagctttcttcactccaagaaacaaaaagcct
Above is a window of Vitis vinifera cultivar Pinot Noir 40024 chromosome 11, ASM3070453v1 DNA encoding:
- the LOC132254675 gene encoding B3 domain-containing protein At3g18960-like is translated as MTSTQKPHFFRIIHPSFLTHGYPGIPQIFLKEYGNSLSNFVFLHLPTGAEWRIELLKLHDEVLFGSGWQRFADFYSIRYGHFLLFRYEGSSHFHVLIFDMTASEIEYPYATAPNHYHNHHKVSVESLDDFPSSKTANYMDMIDITSSEAVFYPNGASSLPKVEDIQGDFPTTHKTREITRNNPSFKPHNACSSHHYHSSIPISRGKKCLPEFLLCL